Proteins encoded in a region of the Enoplosus armatus isolate fEnoArm2 chromosome 16, fEnoArm2.hap1, whole genome shotgun sequence genome:
- the ntaq1 gene encoding protein N-terminal glutamine amidohydrolase isoform X2 gives MAIGRLTPAAYIREENVWKLCEFVRSERTAPLEELFVVFVSNENRMVPLWKQKSGRGDQPVIWDYHVVLLHVGLQSDCLVFDLDSELSFPCSLQVYAAQALRSDHNIKPAYHRKLRVVPADSFLLKFASDRSHMKNSDGSWRMPPPTYPPIHSAECQMNLDDFISMNPAVGWGHVLSLDHFLLRYTGNSSSSS, from the exons ATGGCGATCGGCAGACTTAccccagcagcctacatccg tgaagaaaatgtttggaaaCTCTGCGAGTTTGTCAGATCGGAGCGAACCGCACCGCTGGAAGAACTGTTTGTGGTTTTCGTTTCTAATGAGAACAGAATG GTTCCTCTGTGGAAGCAGAAGTCCGGACGTGGAGACCAGCCAGTGATTTGG GACTACCACGTCGTCCTGCTCCATGTCGGTCTTCAGTCGGACTGTCTGGTTTTTGATTTGGATTCTGAGCTGTCGTTTCCATGCAGCCTGCAGGTGTACGCTGCCCAGGCCCTCCGCTCAGACCACAACATCAAACCTGCGTACCACAG GAAGTTGCGTGTCGTCCCTGCTGACAGCTTCCTGTTGAAGTTTGCGTCTGATCGATCTCACATGAAGAACTCTGATGGATCATGGAGGATGCCCCCTCCAACCTACCCCCCCATACACTCCGCAG AGTGTCAGATGAACCTGGATGACTTCATCAGTATGAACCCTGCTGTCGGCTGGGGTCACGTGTTAAGTCTGGACCACTTCCTGCTGAGATACACAGgaaactcatcatcatcatcatag
- the ntaq1 gene encoding protein N-terminal glutamine amidohydrolase isoform X1, with amino-acid sequence MRREDRITPSRENCVYTSCYCEENVWKLCEFVRSERTAPLEELFVVFVSNENRMVPLWKQKSGRGDQPVIWDYHVVLLHVGLQSDCLVFDLDSELSFPCSLQVYAAQALRSDHNIKPAYHRKLRVVPADSFLLKFASDRSHMKNSDGSWRMPPPTYPPIHSAECQMNLDDFISMNPAVGWGHVLSLDHFLLRYTGNSSSSS; translated from the exons ATGAGGCGTGAAGACAGAATCACACCGAGCCGCGAAAACTGCGTTTATACCAGCTGTTACTG tgaagaaaatgtttggaaaCTCTGCGAGTTTGTCAGATCGGAGCGAACCGCACCGCTGGAAGAACTGTTTGTGGTTTTCGTTTCTAATGAGAACAGAATG GTTCCTCTGTGGAAGCAGAAGTCCGGACGTGGAGACCAGCCAGTGATTTGG GACTACCACGTCGTCCTGCTCCATGTCGGTCTTCAGTCGGACTGTCTGGTTTTTGATTTGGATTCTGAGCTGTCGTTTCCATGCAGCCTGCAGGTGTACGCTGCCCAGGCCCTCCGCTCAGACCACAACATCAAACCTGCGTACCACAG GAAGTTGCGTGTCGTCCCTGCTGACAGCTTCCTGTTGAAGTTTGCGTCTGATCGATCTCACATGAAGAACTCTGATGGATCATGGAGGATGCCCCCTCCAACCTACCCCCCCATACACTCCGCAG AGTGTCAGATGAACCTGGATGACTTCATCAGTATGAACCCTGCTGTCGGCTGGGGTCACGTGTTAAGTCTGGACCACTTCCTGCTGAGATACACAGgaaactcatcatcatcatcatag
- the bop1 gene encoding ribosome biogenesis protein bop1 isoform X2, whose product MRATEQRKETKKVREKTVKKRSKTEEEEEQDEIFNFNKKTAEEEDEDLSDSEDSVYSGLEDSGSDTEDNKDDEEEEEGSNDEDDDGDLKIEEEEEEEKKKKKKGGVRGGEDEKQGDEYECDSSDEEDIRNTVGNIPMEWYKDFPHIGYNLDGKKIYKPIRNKDELDDFLDKMENPEYWRTVHDKQTGSDIMLSDEQVELVNRLQKGQFGDVNFNEYQPQVEFFSKDLMLHPVTNRPADKRSFIPSLTEKEKVSKLVHAIKMGWIKPRRLEDDSRGRYYDLWANEDSSILSKHRMHLPAPKTPLPGHHESYNPPPEYLFTDEEQALWEQQDPSDRKFPFVPRTFSSLRQVPAFPRFIHERFERCLDLYLCPRQRKMRVNVNPEDLIPKLPKPKDLQPFPTTQSLVYQGHSGLVRSISVSPSGQWLASGSDDGSVRFWEVRSSRCMKTVQVGGAVKSVAWNPNQSVCLLAVALDSLVLILSPSLADRQVVSSSEQLLSGQHEVGPTDGMGPVTWSDTEGEELNQGIRLKIQHPKAVHQVAWHTKGDYLASVMPDHSSHLQVFIHQVSRRRSQNPFRKNKGLVQSVSFHPVRPYFFVATQRSIRIYNLVKQEMTKKLQANSKWISSMAVHPGGDHVICGSYDCRLSWFDLDLSTKPYKMLRHHKKAVRGVAYHRLYPLFASASDDGSVIVCHGTVYNDLLQNPLIVPVKVLRGHVITHDLGVLDVTFHPTQPWIFSSGADATIRLFT is encoded by the exons ATGCGGGCGACcgaacagagaaaagagacgaAAAAAGTCCGAGAGAAAACTGTGAAGAAGAGGAGTAAaacggaggaggaagaggagcaggacgAG ATCTTCAACTTCAACAAGAAAActgctgaggaagaggatgaagatcTGTCAGACAGCGAGGACAGCGTTTACTCTGGATTGGAAGATTCTGGGAGTGACACAGAGGATAACAAAGacgatgaggaagaagaggagggatcAAATGATGAAGACGATGATGGAGATCTGAAG atagaagaagaggaggaggaggagaagaagaagaagaagaagggaggagtgagaggaggagaagacgaAAAGCAAGGGGACGAGTATGAATGCGACTCTTCAGACGAGGAG GACATCAGGAACACTGTAGGGAACATTCCCATGGAGTGGTACAAAGACTTCCCTCATATTGGCTACAACCTGGATGGGAAGAAGATCTACAAACCAATCAGGAACAAGGATGAGCTCGACGACTTCCTGGACAAAATGGAGAACCCGGAATACTG GAGAACGGTCCACGAtaagcagacaggaagtgacatcatgtTGTCAGACGAGCAGGTGGAGCTGGTGAATCGACTGCAGAAAGGACAGTTTGGAGACGTCAACTTCAATGAATACCAG CCTCAGGTGGAGTTCTTCAGTAAAGACCTGATGCTCCACCCGGTCACTAACAGACCAGCAGATAAGCGCAGCTTCATCCCGTCTCTCACTGAGAAAGAGAAGGTGTCTAAACTGGTTCATGCTATAAAGATGGGTTGGATCAAACCACGGCGGCTGGAGGACGACAGCAGGGGGCGCTACTATGACCTCTGGGCCAACGAGGACTCTTCTATTCTGTCCAAACACAGGATGCACCTGCCTGCCCCCAAGACCCCTCTACCTGGTCACCACGAATCCTACAACCCCCCGCCTGAGTACCTGTTCACCGACGAGGAG CAAGCTCTGTGGGAGCAGCAGGATCCATCAGACAGGAAGTTTCCGTTTGTTCCCAGAACATTCTCCAGCCTCCGTCAGGTTCCTGCGTTTCCTCGTTTCATCCATGAGAGGTTTGAGCGCTGCCTCGACCTTTACCTGTGTCCCAGACAAAGAAAGATGAGG GTGAACGTGAATCCAGAGGATCTGATTCCCAAACTTCCCAAACCAAAAGACTTGCAGCCGTTTCCAACAACACAGTctctg gtgtatCAGGGTCACAGTGGTCTGGTTCGTTCCATCAGCGTGTCTCCATCGGGACAGTGGCTCGCTTCAG gtaGTGACGATGGTTCTGTGAGGTTCTGGGAGGTACGTTCGTCTCGCTGTATGAAGACAGTCCAGGTGGGCGGAGCTGTGAAGAGCGTAGCCTGGAACCCAAACCAGTCTGTCTGCTTGCTGGCTGTCGCCCT GGACTCTCTGGTGTTgatcctgtctccctctctggcagacagacaggtcgtCTCGTCGTCAGAGCAACTCCTGTCTGGTCAGCATGAGGTGGGGCCAACAGATGGGATGGGGCCTGTCACCTGGAGCGACACCGAGGGGGAGGAGCTTAACCAAGGGATCCGCCTCAAAATACAACATCCCAAA GCCGTCCACCAGGTGGCATGGCACACAAAAGGAGACTACCTGGCGTCGGTGATGCCAGATCACTCGAGCCACCTGCAGGTGTTCATCCACCAGGTGAGCCGGAGGCGAAGCCAGAATCCTTTCAGGAAGAACAAAGGTCTGGTTCAGTCCGTATCCTTCCACCCTGTCAGGCCCTACTTCTTCGTGGCGACTCAGCGATCCATCCGCATCTACAACCtggtgaaacaggaaatgaccaAAAAATTACAAGCCAACTCCAAGTGGATCTCCAGCATGGCCGTCCACCCCGGGG gtGATCATGTGATCTGTGGGAGCTACGACTGCAGGCTGAGCTGGTTCGACCTCGATCTCTCAACCAAACCTTACAAGATGTTACG aCACCATAAGAAGGCGGTGAGGGGCGTTGCCTATCACAGACTTTACCCGCTGTTCGCCTCGGCGTCCGACGATGGATCTGTCATTGTCTGTCACGGGACTGTTTACAA tgaccTGCTGCAGAACCCGTTGATTGTCCCGGTGAAGGTTCTCAGAGGTCATGTGATCACTCATGACCTTGGTGTTCTGGATGTGACCTTTCACCCCACACAACCCTGGATCTTCTCCTCTGGAGCCGACGCCACCATCCGCCTCTTCACCTAG
- the bop1 gene encoding ribosome biogenesis protein bop1 isoform X1, with amino-acid sequence MEESSSGNMRATEQRKETKKVREKTVKKRSKTEEEEEQDEIFNFNKKTAEEEDEDLSDSEDSVYSGLEDSGSDTEDNKDDEEEEEGSNDEDDDGDLKVEPEQTQQIEEEEEEEKKKKKKGGVRGGEDEKQGDEYECDSSDEEDIRNTVGNIPMEWYKDFPHIGYNLDGKKIYKPIRNKDELDDFLDKMENPEYWRTVHDKQTGSDIMLSDEQVELVNRLQKGQFGDVNFNEYQPQVEFFSKDLMLHPVTNRPADKRSFIPSLTEKEKVSKLVHAIKMGWIKPRRLEDDSRGRYYDLWANEDSSILSKHRMHLPAPKTPLPGHHESYNPPPEYLFTDEEQALWEQQDPSDRKFPFVPRTFSSLRQVPAFPRFIHERFERCLDLYLCPRQRKMRVNVNPEDLIPKLPKPKDLQPFPTTQSLVYQGHSGLVRSISVSPSGQWLASGSDDGSVRFWEVRSSRCMKTVQVGGAVKSVAWNPNQSVCLLAVALDSLVLILSPSLADRQVVSSSEQLLSGQHEVGPTDGMGPVTWSDTEGEELNQGIRLKIQHPKAVHQVAWHTKGDYLASVMPDHSSHLQVFIHQVSRRRSQNPFRKNKGLVQSVSFHPVRPYFFVATQRSIRIYNLVKQEMTKKLQANSKWISSMAVHPGGDHVICGSYDCRLSWFDLDLSTKPYKMLRHHKKAVRGVAYHRLYPLFASASDDGSVIVCHGTVYNDLLQNPLIVPVKVLRGHVITHDLGVLDVTFHPTQPWIFSSGADATIRLFT; translated from the exons atggaggagagcagcagcggAAACATGCGGGCGACcgaacagagaaaagagacgaAAAAAGTCCGAGAGAAAACTGTGAAGAAGAGGAGTAAaacggaggaggaagaggagcaggacgAG ATCTTCAACTTCAACAAGAAAActgctgaggaagaggatgaagatcTGTCAGACAGCGAGGACAGCGTTTACTCTGGATTGGAAGATTCTGGGAGTGACACAGAGGATAACAAAGacgatgaggaagaagaggagggatcAAATGATGAAGACGATGATGGAGATCTGAAGGTGGAGCCAGAGCAGACTCAGCAG atagaagaagaggaggaggaggagaagaagaagaagaagaagggaggagtgagaggaggagaagacgaAAAGCAAGGGGACGAGTATGAATGCGACTCTTCAGACGAGGAG GACATCAGGAACACTGTAGGGAACATTCCCATGGAGTGGTACAAAGACTTCCCTCATATTGGCTACAACCTGGATGGGAAGAAGATCTACAAACCAATCAGGAACAAGGATGAGCTCGACGACTTCCTGGACAAAATGGAGAACCCGGAATACTG GAGAACGGTCCACGAtaagcagacaggaagtgacatcatgtTGTCAGACGAGCAGGTGGAGCTGGTGAATCGACTGCAGAAAGGACAGTTTGGAGACGTCAACTTCAATGAATACCAG CCTCAGGTGGAGTTCTTCAGTAAAGACCTGATGCTCCACCCGGTCACTAACAGACCAGCAGATAAGCGCAGCTTCATCCCGTCTCTCACTGAGAAAGAGAAGGTGTCTAAACTGGTTCATGCTATAAAGATGGGTTGGATCAAACCACGGCGGCTGGAGGACGACAGCAGGGGGCGCTACTATGACCTCTGGGCCAACGAGGACTCTTCTATTCTGTCCAAACACAGGATGCACCTGCCTGCCCCCAAGACCCCTCTACCTGGTCACCACGAATCCTACAACCCCCCGCCTGAGTACCTGTTCACCGACGAGGAG CAAGCTCTGTGGGAGCAGCAGGATCCATCAGACAGGAAGTTTCCGTTTGTTCCCAGAACATTCTCCAGCCTCCGTCAGGTTCCTGCGTTTCCTCGTTTCATCCATGAGAGGTTTGAGCGCTGCCTCGACCTTTACCTGTGTCCCAGACAAAGAAAGATGAGG GTGAACGTGAATCCAGAGGATCTGATTCCCAAACTTCCCAAACCAAAAGACTTGCAGCCGTTTCCAACAACACAGTctctg gtgtatCAGGGTCACAGTGGTCTGGTTCGTTCCATCAGCGTGTCTCCATCGGGACAGTGGCTCGCTTCAG gtaGTGACGATGGTTCTGTGAGGTTCTGGGAGGTACGTTCGTCTCGCTGTATGAAGACAGTCCAGGTGGGCGGAGCTGTGAAGAGCGTAGCCTGGAACCCAAACCAGTCTGTCTGCTTGCTGGCTGTCGCCCT GGACTCTCTGGTGTTgatcctgtctccctctctggcagacagacaggtcgtCTCGTCGTCAGAGCAACTCCTGTCTGGTCAGCATGAGGTGGGGCCAACAGATGGGATGGGGCCTGTCACCTGGAGCGACACCGAGGGGGAGGAGCTTAACCAAGGGATCCGCCTCAAAATACAACATCCCAAA GCCGTCCACCAGGTGGCATGGCACACAAAAGGAGACTACCTGGCGTCGGTGATGCCAGATCACTCGAGCCACCTGCAGGTGTTCATCCACCAGGTGAGCCGGAGGCGAAGCCAGAATCCTTTCAGGAAGAACAAAGGTCTGGTTCAGTCCGTATCCTTCCACCCTGTCAGGCCCTACTTCTTCGTGGCGACTCAGCGATCCATCCGCATCTACAACCtggtgaaacaggaaatgaccaAAAAATTACAAGCCAACTCCAAGTGGATCTCCAGCATGGCCGTCCACCCCGGGG gtGATCATGTGATCTGTGGGAGCTACGACTGCAGGCTGAGCTGGTTCGACCTCGATCTCTCAACCAAACCTTACAAGATGTTACG aCACCATAAGAAGGCGGTGAGGGGCGTTGCCTATCACAGACTTTACCCGCTGTTCGCCTCGGCGTCCGACGATGGATCTGTCATTGTCTGTCACGGGACTGTTTACAA tgaccTGCTGCAGAACCCGTTGATTGTCCCGGTGAAGGTTCTCAGAGGTCATGTGATCACTCATGACCTTGGTGTTCTGGATGTGACCTTTCACCCCACACAACCCTGGATCTTCTCCTCTGGAGCCGACGCCACCATCCGCCTCTTCACCTAG
- the bop1 gene encoding ribosome biogenesis protein bop1 isoform X3 has protein sequence MEESSSGNMRATEQRKETKKVREKTVKKRSKTEEEEEQDEIFNFNKKTAEEEDEDLSDSEDSVYSGLEDSGSDTEDNKDDEEEEEGSNDEDDDGDLKKKKKKGGVRGGEDEKQGDEYECDSSDEEDIRNTVGNIPMEWYKDFPHIGYNLDGKKIYKPIRNKDELDDFLDKMENPEYWRTVHDKQTGSDIMLSDEQVELVNRLQKGQFGDVNFNEYQPQVEFFSKDLMLHPVTNRPADKRSFIPSLTEKEKVSKLVHAIKMGWIKPRRLEDDSRGRYYDLWANEDSSILSKHRMHLPAPKTPLPGHHESYNPPPEYLFTDEEQALWEQQDPSDRKFPFVPRTFSSLRQVPAFPRFIHERFERCLDLYLCPRQRKMRVNVNPEDLIPKLPKPKDLQPFPTTQSLVYQGHSGLVRSISVSPSGQWLASGSDDGSVRFWEVRSSRCMKTVQVGGAVKSVAWNPNQSVCLLAVALDSLVLILSPSLADRQVVSSSEQLLSGQHEVGPTDGMGPVTWSDTEGEELNQGIRLKIQHPKAVHQVAWHTKGDYLASVMPDHSSHLQVFIHQVSRRRSQNPFRKNKGLVQSVSFHPVRPYFFVATQRSIRIYNLVKQEMTKKLQANSKWISSMAVHPGGDHVICGSYDCRLSWFDLDLSTKPYKMLRHHKKAVRGVAYHRLYPLFASASDDGSVIVCHGTVYNDLLQNPLIVPVKVLRGHVITHDLGVLDVTFHPTQPWIFSSGADATIRLFT, from the exons atggaggagagcagcagcggAAACATGCGGGCGACcgaacagagaaaagagacgaAAAAAGTCCGAGAGAAAACTGTGAAGAAGAGGAGTAAaacggaggaggaagaggagcaggacgAG ATCTTCAACTTCAACAAGAAAActgctgaggaagaggatgaagatcTGTCAGACAGCGAGGACAGCGTTTACTCTGGATTGGAAGATTCTGGGAGTGACACAGAGGATAACAAAGacgatgaggaagaagaggagggatcAAATGATGAAGACGATGATGGAGATCTGAAG aagaagaagaagaagggaggagtgagaggaggagaagacgaAAAGCAAGGGGACGAGTATGAATGCGACTCTTCAGACGAGGAG GACATCAGGAACACTGTAGGGAACATTCCCATGGAGTGGTACAAAGACTTCCCTCATATTGGCTACAACCTGGATGGGAAGAAGATCTACAAACCAATCAGGAACAAGGATGAGCTCGACGACTTCCTGGACAAAATGGAGAACCCGGAATACTG GAGAACGGTCCACGAtaagcagacaggaagtgacatcatgtTGTCAGACGAGCAGGTGGAGCTGGTGAATCGACTGCAGAAAGGACAGTTTGGAGACGTCAACTTCAATGAATACCAG CCTCAGGTGGAGTTCTTCAGTAAAGACCTGATGCTCCACCCGGTCACTAACAGACCAGCAGATAAGCGCAGCTTCATCCCGTCTCTCACTGAGAAAGAGAAGGTGTCTAAACTGGTTCATGCTATAAAGATGGGTTGGATCAAACCACGGCGGCTGGAGGACGACAGCAGGGGGCGCTACTATGACCTCTGGGCCAACGAGGACTCTTCTATTCTGTCCAAACACAGGATGCACCTGCCTGCCCCCAAGACCCCTCTACCTGGTCACCACGAATCCTACAACCCCCCGCCTGAGTACCTGTTCACCGACGAGGAG CAAGCTCTGTGGGAGCAGCAGGATCCATCAGACAGGAAGTTTCCGTTTGTTCCCAGAACATTCTCCAGCCTCCGTCAGGTTCCTGCGTTTCCTCGTTTCATCCATGAGAGGTTTGAGCGCTGCCTCGACCTTTACCTGTGTCCCAGACAAAGAAAGATGAGG GTGAACGTGAATCCAGAGGATCTGATTCCCAAACTTCCCAAACCAAAAGACTTGCAGCCGTTTCCAACAACACAGTctctg gtgtatCAGGGTCACAGTGGTCTGGTTCGTTCCATCAGCGTGTCTCCATCGGGACAGTGGCTCGCTTCAG gtaGTGACGATGGTTCTGTGAGGTTCTGGGAGGTACGTTCGTCTCGCTGTATGAAGACAGTCCAGGTGGGCGGAGCTGTGAAGAGCGTAGCCTGGAACCCAAACCAGTCTGTCTGCTTGCTGGCTGTCGCCCT GGACTCTCTGGTGTTgatcctgtctccctctctggcagacagacaggtcgtCTCGTCGTCAGAGCAACTCCTGTCTGGTCAGCATGAGGTGGGGCCAACAGATGGGATGGGGCCTGTCACCTGGAGCGACACCGAGGGGGAGGAGCTTAACCAAGGGATCCGCCTCAAAATACAACATCCCAAA GCCGTCCACCAGGTGGCATGGCACACAAAAGGAGACTACCTGGCGTCGGTGATGCCAGATCACTCGAGCCACCTGCAGGTGTTCATCCACCAGGTGAGCCGGAGGCGAAGCCAGAATCCTTTCAGGAAGAACAAAGGTCTGGTTCAGTCCGTATCCTTCCACCCTGTCAGGCCCTACTTCTTCGTGGCGACTCAGCGATCCATCCGCATCTACAACCtggtgaaacaggaaatgaccaAAAAATTACAAGCCAACTCCAAGTGGATCTCCAGCATGGCCGTCCACCCCGGGG gtGATCATGTGATCTGTGGGAGCTACGACTGCAGGCTGAGCTGGTTCGACCTCGATCTCTCAACCAAACCTTACAAGATGTTACG aCACCATAAGAAGGCGGTGAGGGGCGTTGCCTATCACAGACTTTACCCGCTGTTCGCCTCGGCGTCCGACGATGGATCTGTCATTGTCTGTCACGGGACTGTTTACAA tgaccTGCTGCAGAACCCGTTGATTGTCCCGGTGAAGGTTCTCAGAGGTCATGTGATCACTCATGACCTTGGTGTTCTGGATGTGACCTTTCACCCCACACAACCCTGGATCTTCTCCTCTGGAGCCGACGCCACCATCCGCCTCTTCACCTAG